In a single window of the Candidatus Binatia bacterium genome:
- the ispF gene encoding 2-C-methyl-D-erythritol 2,4-cyclodiphosphate synthase → MRIGHGFDAHRLVEGRAFVLGGIRIPFERGALGHSDGDALAHALADALLGAAALPDLGSRFPASDARWKDADSMELLERCAAAVRDAGFAIVNVDATVVVERPKLAPHVEAMRANVAARLGVDVGAVGVKAKTSEGMGYTGDGSGLAVHAVALID, encoded by the coding sequence ATGCGAATCGGTCACGGTTTCGACGCGCATCGTCTCGTCGAAGGCCGAGCCTTCGTGCTCGGCGGCATTCGAATTCCGTTCGAGCGCGGCGCGCTCGGCCACTCCGACGGCGACGCGCTCGCGCACGCGCTCGCCGACGCGCTGCTCGGCGCGGCCGCGCTGCCGGACCTTGGCTCGCGCTTCCCGGCGAGCGACGCGCGGTGGAAGGACGCGGACTCGATGGAACTGCTCGAGCGATGCGCCGCCGCCGTACGCGACGCCGGCTTTGCAATCGTCAACGTGGATGCGACCGTCGTCGTCGAGCGGCCGAAGCTCGCACCGCACGTCGAGGCGATGCGCGCGAACGTCGCGGCGCGGCTGGGCGTGGACGTCGGCGCCGTCGGCGTCAAGGCGAAGACGAGCGAAGGAATGGGCTATACCGGCGACGGCAGCGGGCTCGCGGTCCACGC